TCTGAAAAGTTTCAGTGTGATCATTGCACATACTCGTGTCAGACACAAAATGGAATCCGAAGTCATAGAAGAATGCACGAAAGGGATGGTGATCCAAAGCCAGGAAAGAAAGACAAGTTTGAGGTACAGGTTTTAGCACGTCAGCTGAGAAGGAGGTTGAGGAAAAATAGGAGGGTTTACAGGTGCTATAAGTGCAGTTTTGTCACCTCAGTCCACTCAAGCTTTGAAAAACATTGTAAAAGGCATACAAGAAAGAGCAAGATTTCTAGAATACACACACAGAGTGGAAATGATGCAATGATGGGGGAATCCACTATTACTGATCCTGATCTGCATAATGAACTAAATGATGGACGTGATCTCGAGACACACGAAGCAAACAGAAGTGAGggtgaaacaaacaaagctcAAAGTCCAGCATCAGTGGCAAACAAGAAGTTGGAAGGGCAAGATGTGGAAAAGGATGATGACAAGTGCTTACAGAGAGAACTCGAAGTGTTGTCTGAGACTTCAGGTTCCAGTTTCACAAACCTGAGCCCTAGTGAGGGAAATGCCATCAGTCCTCGTCAGAGAGCTAAGACCAAGAAGTACAGCTGCATTAAGTGCTCGTTCTCTTGCAATTCTTGGTTGTCGGTTAAAGcccatatggctgttcataaaGAAGGGTTAACAAATACTGCAATGGAAATTGAATCCTATACAGATAAAGAAGAACTGGCAAACAAGCTGGAAGAGATGGATGCTAATGACAAAATTGCATGTGTGACTGTAGAAGCCCAAGACAGTTCACCCAAAAAAAGCGAAAACATCTACAGGTGTACCAAGTGCCCCTTCACATGTGACAGGATTGGGTGGCTTACGAAACACATGAAACATCACGAATTCAGTCAGAAATTCTCATGTGATCTCTGCTCATACTCTGCATCACACAAGATTTCTCTGATAAATCATCAGAGTGTACACGTCAATGATATCAAGAAAGGGTCGACTGCAGGAGCCCCCAAGGTTACAACGTCCACTGAGGGGTGTAACAGGGAAGAGTCCAGCACCAATGTTGCGGATAAGCAGCAGTTGCTTTACCGCTGTAAAGAATGCCCATATACAGCAGATCATTCATCTATCTTAGAGCGTCATGAGAAGTGTCACGGGATTTGGCGTTGGCACAAAAGGCTGGGTGAAATGTCACATGCAGGGGAGCAGGCAGTGTCAGAAGCCACAGTGTCAGTTGCCATTGCCTGTAATGATGATACTAGCGACAGTGGTAATCCTGCTGATGTTGCACACCAGGAAAGTAATACCGAAGTTACTGAAAGCAGAGAGGAAGAGTCCCGTAAGTTGCACACTTGCAATGAATGCCATTTTAAGACCGATTCGCTCTTTGAATTGGAAAGGCACAAGACTTCACATGGGAATGAATCAAAGCACATGTGCAATAACAATGATTTTCCCTCTGACTCAAAGACAAGTGAAGAACATCATGGAGATAACGAAAAAGGGCTCAATAACAGACAGGATAATGAAGATGCCATCATGGAAGATCAAGGAGCAGAGGATTGTGAAACTGAATCCGTGATAACAACATCAGCTGTGCCCAGTGCTGACATCACTGTTCAAAAGGAAGACGACAAAGCAAGACAGACCAGTTTGATATCCAAGCCAAAGGTTGATGAATACAAGTATATCTTCCATTGTGAGGATTGCCCTTTTAGAACAGACTGGTTTCATGACCTACAGAAACACAAGAATGGCCACGACAATGAAGCAGATTTCTCCTGCGACAAGTGCTCCTTTTCTGCTGCTACAAAGGGAGCAATTGAGGTACACCGCCGAGTACACCGATATAAGGGTGCCAACAGTGAAGCCAAGCAATGTACAGAACGTGCTTTTTCGACACACAGCTTCAAATCTATGCATCTTCATATGCAAACTCACAATGACAGCAAtgtacaagcagatgttgatgaGTCGGTAGCCTCTCCTTTGCCCTACAGTGACGCACAGAAGCCAAGTACAAGTGGTATGGAAGGTGGTATGTTCCGTCGGAAGATGGAGGAatatttgtacatattcaacTGTGAGCAGTGCCCATTCAAGACTGACTGGTACCATGAACTGGAAAAGCACAGAATGGGCCACAATGCTAACTTGGAGTTTCCCTGTGATCACTGTacattttcttcatcttcaaagAAAGCAGTTGAAGTACATAAAAGGGTTCACAAAGACGGAAATGCTTTAAAAATGGAAAGGTCAGTTGCTGACAAACCAAATGCATGTACGTCCAAGGAAGAAAAAGACAAAGAGAAGGAAAAACCAGAAAGGTTTCCTCATATGACACCATCAGGCCTGCGATACTATAATCACAAGTGCCCCAAGTGCCCCTTCCGCACTGATAGTAGAAAGAAAGTGGGCGTCCACCTGGTCCATCATGGGGCAAAAGGGAAGTAcaactgtgacctgtgtacgtaCTCGTCAAACCACCAAGCAGCTTTGGCAGTCCACAGAAGGGTCCACTTACATGCATATGATAACCCACTTGCAAATAAAGGGATGCCCATAAAAGACACACCCAACAATGTGAAGAATGAGAGCAAGAGACTGTCACCCCAGAAGTCTCAGAAATGTACGAAGTGCCCCTTCAAAACTGACAGCAGGAAAAAGATGGATGTCCACATGGTGTTTCACAGGAAAAGAGGAAAGTACAAGTGTAACTTGTGTTCCTATTCCACGGACAGGATGTCAACGCTTGGGCCGCACAGAAAGGTTCATCTCAAACAACAAGAGGCCGCAGAGAGAAGTGCTCGGAACGTGAACAATGAAATGGGAGTCGTGCACTCACCACTTGCAGCCTATAGAACAGAGCCAAGACTGGACAGTGGACAAAAGTACTCCTGCAATGCTTGTCCTTCCAAGTTTAATAGTCTGCTGGATGTGAGGGAGCATGTTTCTCACCACCTCAGACAGTTTTCTTACTCGTGTCCAGAGTGCACCTATGGTGCTGACTCCGAAAGATCAGTTAAGAGTCACAAAGGAGTCCACGAGAGACATGGAGACAAGAAGTCCAGGCCAGTAATTAAACATGCCACACAAGCAACCAATGATTTGGCATTACATTCAGCTGAGGAGGATGAAAGGCCAGCAGAGGGTATGATTAAGAAACGTAAATATCAATGTGAGCACTGCCCTTACTCGACAGATAAGCTTCACAAAAAATCTTCACATGAAAGCAATCATGGAGCAAACCATCCGAACAAGTGTCATCTTTGCTCTTACTCCACCAGTGCCTCAATCAAGGTGCACTTGAGGGTCCATGAGAAGTATGTTAGAGGTAAGACCAAGGGCCAAAAGGTGGATACTGCTGGAAGCATTCTCACTGTGGAGAAAATTGGAAGTGCCAGGGACCGCTGGCAGTACAAGTGCAGCCAGTGTCCATACCTTGCTAAAACGGCAAGTTACGTCAGGTCACATCAACGCTATCACTCTGCGGACCTCCCACTGAAATGCCCAGACTGCACTTTTTCCTGCAGCCGTCTGCAGCAGTTGTCCTGCCATGCGGAGTGGCACGGCAAGCCCCCAGCTCAGGACAAGCAGCAAAGCAGCCCTGAAGTAAAGCAGAAGCCGACAAAGCGGGGTAGGATAGGAACACTACAACAAAAGTTGTATGAACAGGGAGTTGAGAGGATTATGATCAATGGCAAGAAGCATTATATTTGTCCTCACTGCCCCTTCCGGTCCAGATGGGCTGACCAGGCTGTCGCCCACCTTGAGCACCACTTTGTTATGTACTCGTACAAGTGTGCACACTGCTCCTACTCCACCAGGACGAAGGACAAAGTCAAATTCCACATGAACCTACACAAAAAGGTGGC
The sequence above is drawn from the Branchiostoma floridae strain S238N-H82 chromosome 4, Bfl_VNyyK, whole genome shotgun sequence genome and encodes:
- the LOC118413597 gene encoding zinc finger protein 160-like, which codes for MPIKDTPNNVKNESKRLSPQKSQKCTKCPFKTDSRKKMDVHMVFHRKRGKYKCNLCSYSTDRMSTLGPHRKVHLKQQEAAERSARNVNNEMGVVHSPLAAYRTEPRLDSGQKYSCNACPSKFNSLLDVREHVSHHLRQFSYSCPECTYGADSERSVKSHKGVHERHGDKKSRPVIKHATQATNDLALHSAEEDERPAEGMIKKRKYQCEHCPYSTDKLHKKSSHESNHGANHPNKCHLCSYSTSASIKVHLRVHEKYVRGKTKGQKVDTAGSILTVEKIGSARDRWQYKCSQCPYLAKTASYVRSHQRYHSADLPLKCPDCTFSCSRLQQLSCHAEWHGKPPAQDKQQSSPEVKQKPTKRGRIGTLQQKLYEQGVERIMINGKKHYICPHCPFRSRWADQAVAHLEHHFVMYSYKCAHCSYSTRTKDKVKFHMNLHKKVADDGNGHSTDGGKRLARTAQRDNEAASSPSEAGLTKGPRTRARLGVIGQSPVKHTTPQVSPTSSSVSRNLGDFSSPSGSESAFIRYMTPSCSKEQPEQGQQVTVLTFVCMYCERPFTDQESWLAHMKRHRL